From a single Gemmatimonadaceae bacterium genomic region:
- a CDS encoding EAL domain-containing protein, translated as MSDPVFMASTQLPTPLFLTAQRLNTLEPRAKQSVRGAIMYALAYAAMMLFDAPNILLHVMLVPPCLAAAWFAGEAVRRTPDRRTRYAWRIVSLALLLQALADGGWTYFELIGRTTMWDRWSHAPGLVITPLWLLAVITFPRGRRSKADATRFTLDALTVVSAAAMIVWHFILSPILAGDIGREDIMIYTVYSGLDLITLVAAASMLLQDPGLTLRRSSWWIATGLMVGFVANTMWSVLNMRYAPMIAQVTDVLRIGGYLMVSLGCVVGWADARGTTIVARGALLRARFSIVPYVAVAMGYGLLFVMALRETYHITDLVVGAVVLTSLVMARQLTAVRENMRLYVEQTAKETEARFRSLVQHSSDVFAILDPLGIIRYVSPAAERVFGTSADRMVNRTLAELVHEADRGAYESHFSASLMGSSSLTHIGCRMIRTDGEWMRTETVATNLLADQNVNGIVLTIRDVTERVTLEEHLRHQALHDPLTGLGNRALFQDRVAHGLARAERTKDEVAVIFLDLDNFKEINDSLGHAAGDAVLVQTANRVRTCLRDSDTAARFGGDEFAILLEQTRGEGEVMDVANRISAALARPLQVEGKDVDLNASIGIARAQPQQSADEVLRNADVAMYHAKARGKACAVLYESGMHAAVLDRIELQADLRKALERNELTLVYQPIVELGTQQIIGAEALVRWNHPYRGMVSPADFIPLAEETGIIVEIGEWVLKTAATEAANWPVPPGQQPVTITVNLSARQMVDGNFIEIVKKTLQQSRLDADRLVLELTESMLVGRSTDTLALLHRIRALGVRLAIDDFGTGYSSLGYLSQYPLDVLKIDRSFVQGMDHGPNGRALASAVVALGRSLKLKVVAEGIERAEQEWDLRNLGCDFGQGYLYSRPISAYQIAEMLLVGELGAQRTGQPQKALTGPLIGNKASALGTPMALAAMHAAHQPVTAAITQQSAPTSLDSIMPDIPGAIAVERTIVLPRS; from the coding sequence ATGTCTGATCCGGTTTTCATGGCCTCGACCCAGCTCCCGACACCGCTGTTCCTGACGGCGCAGCGCCTGAACACGCTCGAACCGCGCGCGAAGCAGTCCGTGCGTGGTGCGATCATGTACGCGCTGGCGTATGCAGCGATGATGCTGTTCGACGCGCCGAATATCCTGCTGCACGTGATGCTGGTGCCGCCCTGCCTGGCGGCCGCGTGGTTCGCGGGCGAGGCGGTGCGTCGCACCCCCGACCGCCGCACGCGCTACGCCTGGCGGATCGTGTCGCTGGCCCTGCTGCTGCAGGCCCTTGCCGACGGCGGCTGGACGTACTTCGAGCTGATCGGCCGCACCACGATGTGGGACCGCTGGAGCCACGCCCCGGGCCTGGTCATCACGCCGCTCTGGCTGCTGGCGGTGATCACCTTTCCCCGCGGCCGCCGCTCGAAGGCCGATGCCACGCGCTTCACGCTCGATGCGCTGACGGTGGTGTCCGCCGCCGCGATGATCGTGTGGCACTTCATCCTGAGCCCCATCCTCGCCGGCGACATCGGCCGCGAGGACATCATGATCTACACGGTCTACTCCGGCCTCGACCTGATCACGCTGGTCGCGGCGGCGTCGATGCTGCTGCAGGACCCGGGGCTCACGCTGCGGCGCAGCTCGTGGTGGATCGCGACCGGCCTGATGGTCGGCTTCGTGGCCAACACGATGTGGAGCGTGCTGAACATGCGCTACGCACCGATGATCGCGCAGGTCACCGACGTGCTGCGCATCGGCGGCTACCTGATGGTGAGCCTGGGCTGCGTGGTGGGCTGGGCCGACGCACGCGGCACCACCATCGTCGCCCGCGGTGCGCTGCTCCGCGCCCGCTTCAGCATCGTGCCCTATGTCGCGGTGGCGATGGGCTATGGCCTGCTGTTCGTGATGGCGCTGCGCGAGACGTACCACATCACCGACCTCGTCGTCGGCGCGGTGGTCCTGACCTCGCTGGTGATGGCCCGGCAGCTCACCGCCGTGCGCGAGAACATGCGCCTCTACGTGGAGCAGACGGCCAAGGAGACGGAGGCCCGCTTCCGCTCGCTGGTGCAGCACTCCTCCGACGTGTTCGCGATCCTCGACCCGCTCGGCATCATCCGCTACGTCAGCCCCGCCGCCGAGCGCGTGTTCGGCACCTCGGCCGACCGGATGGTGAACCGCACCCTCGCGGAACTGGTGCACGAGGCCGACCGCGGCGCCTACGAGTCGCACTTCTCGGCCTCGCTGATGGGCAGCTCGTCGCTCACCCACATCGGCTGCCGGATGATCCGCACCGACGGCGAGTGGATGCGCACCGAGACGGTGGCCACCAACCTGCTCGCCGACCAGAACGTCAACGGCATCGTGCTCACGATCCGCGACGTGACCGAGCGCGTCACGCTCGAGGAGCACCTGCGCCACCAGGCGCTGCACGACCCGCTCACGGGGCTGGGCAACCGCGCGCTGTTCCAGGACCGCGTGGCCCACGGCCTCGCCCGCGCCGAGCGCACGAAGGACGAGGTGGCGGTGATCTTCCTCGACCTCGACAACTTCAAGGAGATCAACGACTCGCTCGGCCACGCCGCCGGTGACGCGGTGCTGGTGCAGACGGCCAACCGCGTGCGCACCTGCCTGCGTGACAGCGACACCGCCGCCCGGTTCGGCGGCGACGAGTTCGCGATCCTGCTCGAGCAGACCCGCGGTGAGGGCGAGGTGATGGATGTCGCCAACCGCATCTCGGCCGCCCTCGCCCGCCCGCTGCAGGTGGAAGGCAAGGACGTGGACCTGAACGCCAGCATCGGCATCGCGCGCGCGCAGCCCCAGCAGTCCGCCGACGAGGTGCTGCGCAACGCCGACGTGGCGATGTACCATGCCAAGGCCCGCGGCAAGGCCTGCGCCGTGCTCTACGAGAGCGGCATGCATGCGGCGGTGCTCGACCGCATCGAGTTGCAGGCCGACCTGCGCAAGGCACTGGAGCGCAACGAGCTCACGCTGGTCTACCAGCCGATCGTGGAGCTGGGCACGCAGCAGATCATCGGCGCCGAGGCGCTGGTGCGCTGGAACCACCCGTACCGCGGCATGGTGTCGCCGGCCGACTTCATCCCGCTCGCGGAGGAGACGGGCATCATCGTCGAGATCGGCGAGTGGGTGCTGAAGACCGCCGCCACCGAGGCCGCGAACTGGCCCGTGCCGCCCGGCCAGCAGCCGGTCACGATCACGGTGAACCTCTCCGCGCGCCAGATGGTGGACGGCAACTTCATCGAGATCGTGAAGAAGACGCTGCAGCAGAGCCGCCTCGATGCCGACCGCCTCGTGCTGGAGCTCACCGAGAGCATGCTCGTCGGCCGCAGCACCGACACCCTCGCGCTGCTGCACCGCATCCGCGCCCTCGGCGTCCGCCTGGCCATCGACGACTTCGGCACCGGCTACTCGTCGCTCGGCTACCTCTCGCAGTATCCGCTGGACGTGCTCAAGATCGACCGCAGCTTCGTGCAGGGCATGGACCACGGCCCGAACGGGCGCGCCCTCGCCTCGGCGGTGGTGGCCCTTGGCCGCTCGCTCAAGCTGAAGGTGGTGGCCGAGGGCATCGAGCGCGCCGAGCAGGAGTGGGACCTGCGCAACCTCGGCTGCGACTTCGGCCAGGGATACCTGTACTCGCGCCCGATCTCGGCGTACCAGATCGCCGAGATGCTGCTGGTGGGCGAGCTCGGGGCGCAGCGCACGGGCCAGCCGCAGAAGGCCCTCACCGGTCCGCTGATCGGCAACAAGGCCAGTGCCCTGGGCACGCCGATGGCGCTGGCCGCGATGCACGCCGCGCACCAGCCCGTGACCGCAGCCATCACGCAGCAGTCGGCGCCGACTTCCCTCGACTCGATCATGCCGGACATTCCCGGCGCGATCGCGGTGGAACGCACGATCGTCCTGCCGCGCAGCTGA
- a CDS encoding DUF3299 domain-containing protein: MPLTSLALAATLALSAPLGDPFAGAAPSVLTGAAALRLSGRGTVTDPVLIDWRTLGGMNPQTGAVVPALRALSGQVVRIAGYVVPLDDASQEDAEFLLVPYYGACVHTPPPPPNQMVLVEMEGRRRVRLDLFEAIWLEGTLGIDLVESLYGTAGFTIKGQRVSPYVKK, from the coding sequence ATGCCCCTGACCTCGCTCGCCCTCGCCGCCACCCTCGCGCTGTCCGCCCCGCTTGGCGATCCCTTCGCGGGCGCCGCGCCGTCGGTGCTCACCGGGGCTGCCGCACTCCGGCTGTCCGGCCGCGGCACCGTGACCGACCCGGTGCTCATCGACTGGCGGACGCTCGGCGGCATGAATCCCCAGACCGGGGCCGTGGTGCCGGCCCTGCGGGCGCTGAGCGGCCAGGTGGTGCGGATCGCCGGCTACGTGGTGCCGCTGGACGACGCCAGCCAGGAGGACGCGGAGTTCCTGCTGGTGCCGTACTACGGCGCCTGCGTGCACACCCCGCCGCCGCCGCCGAACCAGATGGTGCTGGTGGAGATGGAGGGGCGCCGCCGCGTCCGGCTCGACCTCTTCGAGGCCATCTGGCTCGAGGGCACCCTCGGGATCGACCTGGTGGAGAGCCTCTACGGCACCGCCGGCTTCACCATCAAGGGTCAGCGGGTCTCGCCGTACGTGAAGAAGTGA
- a CDS encoding ATP-binding cassette domain-containing protein gives MAIDSLQFAYGSGPRVLDIPQLSVARGARVFLHGPSGCGKTTLLGILAGVLPATTGRVRVLDRDLVAMSSAQRDGFRAECVGYVFQQFNLIPYLSAYDNIALPCRLDARRRARLGAVPLDAAIRDVAAQLDITALLHQQSTALSVGQQQRVAAARALLAAPELVICDEPTSSLDTDRRDAFLALLASSVERAGATLLFVSHDAALGARFDVQLSLPQLNRAARSDAA, from the coding sequence ATCGCGATCGACTCGCTGCAGTTCGCGTATGGCAGCGGGCCGCGCGTGCTCGACATCCCGCAGCTCAGCGTGGCCCGCGGTGCCCGCGTCTTCCTGCACGGGCCCTCGGGCTGCGGCAAGACCACGCTCCTCGGCATCCTCGCCGGCGTGCTGCCCGCCACCACCGGCCGCGTGCGCGTGCTGGACCGGGACCTGGTGGCGATGAGCAGCGCGCAGCGGGACGGCTTCCGCGCCGAGTGTGTGGGGTACGTGTTCCAGCAGTTCAACCTCATCCCGTACCTCAGCGCGTACGACAACATCGCGTTGCCGTGCCGGCTCGATGCGCGCCGCCGCGCGCGCCTTGGCGCCGTGCCGCTCGACGCGGCCATCCGTGACGTGGCGGCGCAGCTCGACATCACCGCACTGCTGCACCAGCAGTCCACCGCGTTGAGCGTGGGCCAGCAGCAGCGCGTGGCCGCGGCGCGCGCGCTGCTCGCCGCGCCGGAGCTGGTGATCTGCGACGAACCCACGTCGTCGCTGGACACCGACCGCCGCGACGCCTTCCTCGCGCTGCTGGCGAGCAGCGTGGAGCGGGCCGGCGCCACGTTGCTGTTCGTGAGCCACGACGCGGCGCTCGGCGCCCGCTTCGACGTGCAGCTCTCGCTGCCGCAGCTCAACCGCGCCGCCCGGAGTGATGCGGCGTGA
- a CDS encoding ABC transporter permease gives MRMLLSLAWRSLRNRPVTSILTVAAVALSITLLLGVEQARRGMRESFTGTIKGTDLVVGARGGTLQLLLGAVFGIGSPTGSVPYPVYEQWAKHPAIRWTVPLAIGDSHRGYRVIGTTPALFEHWRYRSSGRLTFAQGRVIGGAGDVVLGSEVAERLGYTLGAAVTVGHGLNAVEGLGDHEAHPFTVVGILAPTFTPLDRALFVTLDGIEAMHEAGEVPGLPGAGAPPAMPGATPPVMPGAPAAPPANVFEDQPKALSAFLVGTRTRFETLRLQREINQYKAEPLTAVIPGVTLAELWKTLGTVEGGLRLVGALTIVVGLIGMLVALYSSLEARRREMAVLRAVGARPSMIVSLLVLESGLLTLLGCALGVALVMGGFALAQGVIESNTGVHIAVQAPGALEWAYIGVVLTAGVLVGLVPAWRAYRSSLADGLSPRL, from the coding sequence GTGAGGATGCTCCTCTCCCTCGCCTGGCGCTCGCTGCGCAACCGTCCCGTCACGTCGATCCTGACCGTCGCGGCGGTGGCGCTGAGCATCACGCTGCTGCTGGGCGTGGAACAGGCACGGCGCGGCATGCGCGAGAGCTTCACCGGCACGATCAAGGGGACCGACCTCGTGGTCGGCGCGCGTGGCGGCACCCTCCAGCTGCTGCTCGGTGCCGTCTTCGGCATCGGCTCACCCACCGGCAGCGTGCCGTACCCGGTGTACGAGCAGTGGGCGAAACACCCCGCCATCCGGTGGACGGTGCCGCTGGCGATCGGTGATTCGCACCGCGGCTACCGCGTGATCGGCACCACGCCGGCGCTGTTCGAGCACTGGCGGTACCGGAGTTCCGGGCGGCTGACGTTCGCGCAGGGCCGGGTGATCGGCGGGGCCGGCGACGTGGTGCTGGGCAGCGAGGTGGCCGAGCGGCTGGGCTACACGCTGGGGGCGGCGGTGACGGTGGGGCATGGCCTCAATGCCGTGGAGGGCCTCGGTGACCACGAGGCACACCCGTTCACAGTGGTGGGCATCCTGGCGCCGACGTTCACGCCGCTGGACCGCGCGCTGTTCGTGACGCTGGACGGGATCGAGGCGATGCACGAGGCGGGCGAGGTGCCGGGGCTGCCCGGGGCCGGGGCGCCGCCCGCGATGCCCGGCGCGACCCCGCCGGTGATGCCGGGTGCTCCCGCCGCGCCGCCGGCCAACGTGTTCGAGGACCAGCCGAAGGCGCTCAGCGCGTTCCTGGTCGGCACCCGCACGCGGTTCGAGACGCTGCGCCTGCAGCGTGAGATCAACCAGTACAAGGCGGAGCCTCTGACGGCGGTGATCCCGGGCGTGACGCTGGCCGAGCTGTGGAAGACGCTCGGCACGGTGGAGGGGGGGCTCCGGCTGGTGGGGGCGCTCACGATCGTGGTGGGGCTGATCGGCATGCTGGTGGCGCTCTATTCGTCGCTCGAGGCGCGGCGGCGCGAGATGGCGGTGCTGCGCGCGGTGGGGGCACGCCCGTCGATGATCGTGTCACTGCTGGTGCTGGAGAGCGGGCTCCTGACGCTGCTGGGCTGCGCGCTTGGCGTGGCGCTGGTGATGGGGGGCTTCGCGCTGGCGCAGGGGGTGATCGAGTCGAACACCGGTGTGCACATCGCGGTGCAGGCGCCGGGGGCGCTGGAGTGGGCGTACATCGGGGTGGTGCTGACGGCGGGGGTGCTGGTGGGGCTGGTGCCGGCGTGGCGGGCGTACCGGAGCTCGCTCGCGGACGGCCTGAGTCCGCGACTCTGA
- a CDS encoding M20/M25/M40 family metallo-hydrolase: MSWSVRRFTGTVALTVPALLTAQRPVEAPTAPNAMARPIAPEEWPAWVRRTPVTDPMLLRIMEEGMQRSEAGALAQVLTDSVGPRLTGSPGFTAAGDWLLRKYAEWGITARKEAYGTFNGFRRGVTHVDLVAPRVRTLEATMLAWSPATNGAVTGDVVVLPQFESAESAHAWLMATRGKFVMINAPNLSCRTPQQLAEFSTPASLAALRAGQDSLRVSFNNRNVSAAGLQDSLKVYGAAGVVTFGWSNYPGINKVFGTPRQQVPTFDLSCEDYGLVYRLASRNQGPKLRVQLESEFLGEQPVANTMAEIRGTGRTASEYVMLSAHLDSWEAASGATDNATGTVTMLEAMRILKKAGFKPKRTILAGHWGGEEQGLNGSRAFVKDHPDVVSGLHALWNQDNGTGRIVGMGASGLVSADTVIRGYLSQLPSDFTQWIRYSGVGVPGTGGTDHVSFVCAGAPGFGLNALGWDYGFTTWHTNRDTYDKIVVDDLKQNATLVAMLIYLSSEDPTFMRRVKRDPLPNGPSGSPGAWPSCVDGMRNTSGYRR, encoded by the coding sequence ATGTCCTGGTCCGTCCGTCGATTCACCGGCACCGTCGCGCTGACGGTGCCTGCGCTGCTCACCGCCCAGCGGCCGGTGGAGGCGCCCACCGCGCCGAACGCCATGGCCCGGCCCATCGCGCCCGAGGAGTGGCCGGCGTGGGTGCGCCGCACCCCGGTCACCGATCCGATGCTGCTCCGCATCATGGAGGAGGGGATGCAGCGCTCGGAGGCGGGGGCGCTGGCACAGGTCCTCACCGACTCCGTCGGGCCGCGGCTCACCGGCTCGCCGGGGTTCACGGCCGCCGGTGACTGGCTGTTGCGCAAGTACGCGGAGTGGGGCATCACCGCGCGAAAGGAGGCGTACGGCACCTTCAACGGTTTCCGCCGCGGCGTGACGCACGTGGACCTCGTGGCGCCGCGGGTGCGCACGCTCGAGGCCACGATGCTGGCGTGGAGCCCCGCCACCAACGGCGCGGTGACCGGCGACGTGGTGGTGCTGCCGCAGTTCGAGTCGGCGGAGTCTGCACACGCATGGCTGATGGCCACCCGTGGCAAGTTCGTCATGATCAACGCCCCGAACCTGAGCTGCCGCACACCGCAGCAGCTGGCCGAGTTCAGCACGCCGGCGTCGCTGGCGGCGCTGCGCGCCGGACAGGATTCGCTGCGCGTGAGCTTCAACAACCGCAACGTCTCGGCCGCCGGCCTGCAGGACAGCCTGAAGGTGTACGGCGCCGCCGGCGTGGTCACCTTCGGCTGGTCGAACTATCCGGGCATCAACAAGGTGTTCGGCACGCCGCGCCAGCAGGTGCCGACGTTCGACCTGAGCTGCGAGGATTACGGGCTGGTGTACCGCCTGGCCTCGCGGAACCAGGGGCCGAAGCTCCGCGTGCAGCTCGAGAGCGAGTTCCTGGGTGAGCAGCCGGTGGCGAACACCATGGCCGAGATCCGCGGCACTGGCCGCACCGCCAGCGAGTACGTGATGCTCTCGGCCCACCTCGATTCGTGGGAGGCCGCCAGCGGCGCCACCGACAACGCCACCGGCACGGTGACGATGCTCGAGGCGATGCGGATCCTGAAGAAGGCGGGCTTCAAGCCGAAGCGCACCATCCTCGCCGGTCACTGGGGCGGGGAGGAGCAGGGTCTGAACGGGTCACGCGCCTTCGTGAAGGACCACCCGGACGTGGTGAGCGGGCTGCATGCGCTGTGGAACCAGGACAACGGCACCGGCCGGATCGTGGGGATGGGCGCGAGCGGCCTGGTGAGCGCGGACACCGTGATTCGCGGCTACCTGTCACAGCTGCCGAGCGACTTCACGCAGTGGATCCGCTACTCCGGTGTCGGGGTGCCGGGCACCGGTGGCACCGACCACGTGAGCTTCGTCTGCGCCGGCGCACCGGGCTTCGGCCTCAATGCACTGGGCTGGGACTACGGCTTCACCACCTGGCACACGAATCGTGACACGTACGACAAGATCGTGGTGGACGACCTGAAGCAGAACGCGACGCTGGTCGCGATGCTGATATACCTCTCCAGCGAGGATCCGACGTTCATGCGCCGGGTGAAGCGCGACCCGCTGCCGAACGGCCCGAGCGGTTCGCCAGGGGCCTGGCCGAGCTGCGTGGACGGGATGCGGAACACCAGCGGCTACCGGCGGTAG
- a CDS encoding DinB family protein, giving the protein MPQQTEWWQRGPVEGVQPLLQPVAHIVLQVGETTHELVAGLDEPGWNARPAGVASPAFHVRHMTGVLDRLFTYARGEGLSPAQFEALRAEASPLALDDVPALMAAFDARVAAALAELRTIDPAILGDYRAVGRAQLPSSVIGCLVHGAEHAMRHVGQLSVTVRVLRDGAGAPPAGAAAPT; this is encoded by the coding sequence ATGCCGCAGCAGACCGAGTGGTGGCAGCGCGGGCCGGTGGAAGGTGTGCAGCCGCTGCTGCAGCCGGTGGCGCACATCGTCCTGCAGGTGGGTGAGACCACGCACGAACTCGTGGCGGGGCTCGACGAACCGGGATGGAACGCGCGTCCCGCCGGTGTGGCCTCACCGGCGTTCCACGTGCGGCACATGACCGGTGTGCTCGACCGGCTCTTCACGTACGCACGCGGGGAGGGACTCTCGCCCGCGCAGTTCGAGGCGCTGCGTGCCGAAGCTTCACCGCTCGCGTTGGATGACGTGCCGGCGCTGATGGCGGCGTTCGATGCACGTGTCGCTGCTGCGCTGGCCGAGCTGCGCACCATCGACCCGGCGATCCTCGGTGACTATCGCGCCGTTGGCCGCGCGCAGTTGCCATCGAGCGTGATCGGCTGCCTGGTGCACGGCGCGGAGCATGCGATGCGGCATGTGGGGCAGCTCTCGGTGACCGTCCGCGTGCTCCGCGACGGCGCCGGCGCGCCACCGGCAGGGGCTGCGGCGCCGACGTAG
- a CDS encoding response regulator transcription factor, with translation MRILFAEDDRPLRTSISRGLREAAYEVEQTGTGTGALTLADEGPWDAVILDVLLPGQSGIEVCRAIRARGDRVPILMLTALDAVEHRIAGLDAGADDYLVKPFDFGELLARLRALTRRGSDALTPTVVVGDLVIDIARHTVQRGERPITLTATEFAFLLVLARSAGRVVSRADLMASVWEDHRSTYSNIIDVYASRLRRKIDDGEAVPLFTTLRGTGFVLQAPPPAAAGSVPSRAPARRRQPRRAD, from the coding sequence ATGCGCATCCTCTTCGCCGAAGACGATCGTCCGCTGCGCACCTCGATCAGCCGTGGCCTGCGCGAGGCGGCGTACGAGGTGGAGCAGACCGGCACCGGCACCGGCGCACTCACGCTGGCGGACGAGGGGCCGTGGGATGCGGTGATCCTCGACGTCCTGCTGCCCGGACAGAGCGGGATCGAGGTGTGTCGGGCCATCCGGGCGCGTGGCGACCGGGTGCCGATCCTGATGCTGACCGCGCTCGATGCCGTGGAGCATCGCATCGCCGGCCTCGACGCCGGCGCCGACGACTACCTCGTGAAGCCGTTCGACTTCGGTGAGCTGCTGGCGCGGCTGCGCGCGCTCACGCGGCGCGGATCGGATGCCCTCACGCCGACCGTGGTGGTGGGCGACCTGGTGATCGACATCGCGCGCCACACGGTGCAGCGCGGTGAGCGCCCGATCACGCTCACGGCCACCGAGTTCGCGTTCCTGCTGGTGCTGGCCCGCAGCGCCGGCCGGGTGGTGAGCCGTGCCGACCTGATGGCGAGCGTGTGGGAGGACCACCGCAGCACGTACTCCAACATCATCGACGTGTACGCCAGCCGGCTGCGCCGCAAGATCGACGACGGCGAGGCGGTGCCGCTGTTCACGACGCTGCGCGGCACGGGTTTCGTGCTGCAGGCACCGCCGCCGGCGGCCGCGGGGAGTGTGCCCTCGCGCGCGCCCGCCCGCCGGCGCCAGCCCCGTCGCGCGGACTGA
- a CDS encoding HAMP domain-containing protein, which translates to MPRWPTSLRWRLTVRYTILLALPLVAFALGCYMLVARTLERRTDVFITDALNAFSRELRAERRSDQGAIAAIRQTVEEVRFRALNIAIVDSSGHVIATSGRIEEPADLALERPATDLFTDTLLAQLRQQEPDVVATTVRSAGGQVRVLARPLDLGVGTGRFVLMGAYSLDEITAVIDGIRRAFLISIPVLLLIAALGSHALANRSLAPLAAMSAQASAITVRNLHERLPVTGGDELVQLATVSNGLLDRLEEAFEQQRRFVADASHELRTPTAVVKTEADVTLSRPHRDEEEYRASVTVMQDAAHRMSRIVADLFLLSRADAGHLVMKSEPLYLDEAVQDATRVLRRLAAERGVEIVVHELSEAPLVGDRDLLGRLVLNLLDNAVKYSPPGGTVDVSLTHDAAGYAIRVHDRGPGIPPESRERIFERFYRVDAARSRADASATSGAGLGLAIARRIAVMHGGAVYLEHSRPGDTQFLITLPAAGLATSG; encoded by the coding sequence GTGCCACGCTGGCCCACATCCCTGCGCTGGCGACTGACGGTCCGCTACACGATCCTCCTCGCCCTGCCGCTGGTGGCCTTCGCGCTGGGGTGCTACATGCTCGTCGCCCGCACGCTGGAGCGGCGCACCGATGTGTTCATCACCGATGCACTGAACGCCTTCTCGCGCGAGCTGCGCGCGGAACGGCGCAGCGACCAGGGCGCCATCGCCGCCATCCGGCAGACGGTGGAGGAGGTGCGGTTCCGCGCGCTGAACATCGCGATCGTCGACAGCAGCGGTCACGTCATCGCGACCTCCGGGCGCATCGAGGAACCGGCCGACCTGGCCCTCGAACGCCCGGCGACCGACCTGTTCACCGACACCCTGCTGGCGCAGCTCCGCCAGCAGGAGCCCGATGTCGTCGCGACCACCGTGCGCAGCGCCGGCGGCCAGGTGCGGGTGCTGGCGCGGCCGCTGGACCTCGGCGTGGGTACGGGGCGCTTCGTGCTGATGGGGGCGTACTCACTCGACGAGATCACGGCGGTGATCGACGGCATCCGCCGCGCCTTCCTCATCTCCATCCCGGTGCTGCTGCTGATCGCGGCGCTGGGCAGCCACGCACTTGCCAACCGCTCGCTGGCCCCGCTGGCCGCCATGTCGGCGCAGGCCTCGGCGATCACCGTGCGCAACCTGCACGAGCGCCTGCCCGTCACGGGGGGCGACGAGCTGGTGCAGCTGGCGACGGTGTCGAACGGCCTGCTCGACCGGCTGGAGGAGGCGTTCGAGCAGCAGCGCCGGTTCGTGGCGGATGCCTCGCACGAGTTACGGACGCCGACCGCCGTCGTGAAGACCGAGGCCGACGTGACCCTCTCCCGCCCCCACCGCGACGAGGAGGAGTACCGCGCCTCGGTGACGGTGATGCAGGACGCGGCGCACCGCATGTCGCGCATCGTCGCCGACCTCTTCCTGCTGTCGCGCGCCGATGCCGGCCACCTCGTGATGAAGTCGGAGCCGCTCTACCTGGACGAGGCGGTGCAGGACGCCACCCGCGTGCTGCGACGGCTGGCGGCGGAACGCGGGGTGGAGATCGTGGTGCACGAGCTGAGCGAGGCGCCGCTGGTGGGGGACCGCGACCTGCTCGGGCGGCTGGTGCTGAACCTGCTCGACAACGCCGTGAAGTACTCCCCGCCAGGGGGCACGGTGGATGTCTCGCTCACGCACGATGCGGCTGGCTACGCGATCCGCGTGCACGACCGCGGCCCGGGGATCCCGCCGGAGTCGCGGGAGCGGATCTTCGAGCGCTTCTACCGCGTGGATGCGGCCCGCTCCCGCGCCGACGCGAGCGCGACCAGCGGAGCCGGGCTGGGCCTCGCGATCGCGCGGCGCATCGCGGTGATGCACGGCGGCGCGGTCTATCTGGAGCATTCGCGTCCCGGTGACACGCAGTTCCTGATCACCCTCCCTGCCGCCGGGCTCGCCACGTCGGGGTGA